The window TGAACAGTATGAAGCCTTGGACCTACCCTGCCACATGTTTTGGCGACCAGATTATATGGTCATAAGTCTTGTGGCAGATAAAGCAGTTAATAAGCCTGAAACTGTAAACTATGTACTTTTCTGCAAAAAACAGAATAGCTTGACAAGTGTATTAGCAAGGGAAATGTGGTGTTTTACTCAAACGACATTACTGATAATGATAATTATGATTAATTCAGATAACGTGACAAATTATGATGCTATTTGTCATtgtaaagaataaaacaaagtgTGCTGCAGCCACAATGACCATaactttgttgtgtgtgtgtcctaacaGGTGGTTGTGTCCTCATCCTCAGTAGAAATTTTGTACAGTATGCCTGCTTTGGATTATTTGGCATCATAGCGCTACAGGTGCGAACACTTACAttataatgacatttttaatgtACACAACCATTATGTCTTTGTATCTGACCTGGAATTTCTTTTTCCCCCACCAGACTGTTGCTTACAGCATTTTATGGGACCTCAAATTTTTGATGAGGTAAGTGTCACTCTGTGTAGGTTTATcttttgtcttaaaaacaaaatttgGATATGCTTGTTCTAACACTGACAGGTGGTTTCTGATATTAAGTTTGGAATTTCACTGCTTATGGTCCTAGataaaaattgttttaaaaaactatcttaaaggtacaatatgtaatactgacagctaatgTTTAAAGTAGTTattgcagtacaaattcaaaatactggagagagtcgtctcccccgccccctcctccccagactcgaagttcacagaGGTTGCCAGGCTAACTGCAGCatccatagtctcgctttgccagaccctcctccaaagcgcgctgaaggagcattcacaacaatgttgctagacgcttgtctcacatagccagacattacttcacagcacagcggagtagctaacgttagatgctggctatattgacagtcatagaagCCCGTGCTCaggcggagctctgtacccaactgacagacatactttttcggcttagaattacggtaggaaccgctaaaattACTACctcgccatcctctccacccgaccgacagacacacttcccaggcttagaattatggtaggaaccgctaaaaacaccgctaccttgccgtcctctccacccaactgaacacactttattggcttagaattacggcaacaatcgctaaacacactgcaaactcacggtcctctctttcctattaaccccccccccctctcttggcaTAAAATAACTTACCATTACAGCCTACACGTTAtaagccgtggcccgcttgcctggttctccggtaacgttagcagggttagcatggcggcgttagccaggaccagtcaggaTAATTTACTAGCTGTGTCTCAATattttttgcgagtaaccaactcgggtactctagctatataattcaatgtgagtagctacacgaatgttgaaatgacataaaatgcccattccttgtagccgtgataaattagcctgaagctaatgcttacctgttcaggaggaaattggccaactctgcgtccttttgggctctaagctgtctccatctttcaaatacatcaaaCACAAATGTATCTCTGTTGATcccgttcgtttgtttgctgctttcatggctgtactaatgttacagctgtttacgtttttacaggtatatctggcaacccggcctggctgtcaaactgggcagttgataacaacacacaggccaaaacacagaaATTTTATCAcggaaaaaggagaaaatactggcattagcattgttgtcagaaaaaatagtatttcaacttagcatgtttccttaatatctgatgacgcattgtgGTAatgtttggatttattacagtaaatatattacatattggacctttaattaaTTTGACAGCATGTAGTGCTTTTTCTGCAGCAATGAACATTTTCATTTGCAATGGTAGTACATGAGAAAGCATCTCAGTTGTCAAGCAGACACCAACAATTACTGTGAACAAGACctgtgatttatttaaacatcGACAGGCCAGATGAGTCATAGGCCATCAGAGAAATCCCTTAAATACTGTGCTACATTGTagtttttctgtttctgcatTCGGtgtatttttaataaatgttttttattatagaGTCAGAGTAAACCTAAACGCTGAAAGAAGTTGTGCAATCAATGAGTTGATAAAAGGATGACAATTTTGATTACTGGTAAATAATTTAAGTATTCAGTATTCATTTTACAACTAAATGAGTAAGtagtttattgaaaaaaaatgaacagatgTATTGATATTAAGAAGAACACGTGGTTGTACCATACTGAACATCCTCATTCCAGTCAGTAATGAGGTCATGATCAGATGAGATTACAATTTGGCAATCAGCCTCAACAAACCTGATTGTACTGTATACACTTTGTATTCTAGACATGTTGTGCTTGTATGCAGGTCTGACAAGCACTGTCCACAAATAAccatcctctctcctctcccagaAACCTGGCCCTAGGAGGTGGTCTGCTCCTGCTGCTGGCCGAGTCTCGTTCGGAAGGAAAGAGCATGTTTGCTGGAGTTCCCTCCATGGGAGAGAGTTCACCAAAGCAGTACATGCAGCTGGGTGGTCGAGTACTGCTAGTGCTCATGTTCATGACTCTGCTGCACTTTGACTCCAATTTCTTCTCTGTAAGTACTGACAACAACAACCCTCATCCAACACTGATGGATATTTCATCATAAAGACCAATGCTACGCCACTACATCAGTACGAACACAAACGTCATCTTAATTAGATTTAGACTTAAATGACAAATTCAAcccttttggaaaatgcacttctttgctttcttgcagagagtttaTGCTAAGATAATATAATTTGCTATaattagcataaagactggaagcagggggaaacggctagcctggctctttcCAATGGTAACAAACTCCACCTTACTAACACCTTTTAAagttcactaattaacacagtatatcttgtttgtttaatctgtacagaAAACAAAGTTTTTGGGATTTATGGGAGGGATATATTCTGGAATATTTAAGAAGACACAGGTAGAAGAAGTagctattatttgcctttaccctaGTAATTATTATATCCATGGTACTGAtaattattttgtcaaatagtcaaccctacaatttttgttgcaatatcaatattgaggtatttggccaagactattgtgatatttgattttcttcatatccCCCAGGTCTAATGCTACCCCTAAAAACAAATCAGATATACTAAAATTACTTGCATGCATTTTCCAGTGTACCACAACTCTTCAGCTGAGTTCTAttcatttaagtacagtaggttTCTACAAATGATCTTACAAACTTGCTTGTCAGTCGATAGCCCACTTGTGATGATCACATACTGTAAAGTGCAAATCTTCACCCACCTACTTTAACATTCTTCCACAGATCCTGCAGAACATGGTTGGAACGGCACTCATCATCCTGGTGGCCATCGGCTTCAAAACCAAGCTGGCGGCGTTGACCCTCGTCGTGTGGCTTCTGGCCATCAACGTTTACTTCAACGCCTTCTGGACCGTTCCCGCCTACAAGCCCATGCATGACTTCCTCAAGTACGACTTCTTCCAGACCACCTCAGTCATCGGCGGCCTGCTGTTGGTGGTGGCACTTGGACCTGGTGGAGTGTCCATggatgagaaaaagaaagagtggTAGGCAAAGGGGTTTAAGATAAGAGGATTGCACAGCACCACTAACTTCCCCCACCGACTGGGACACAAAgaccctccctctcctccagtTCCCCCCCGCCAGggtacacctttttttttttcttctatcttatttttttatttggccaAATCCACAGACACCAtctcatccaatttttttttttatattttcctcCAAACTGCTGTTTTGGGTTTTAAGTTGAACATGTATATTATGCCAGATTTTTTTCGAAACCCTACTTGTACGTCCTCTTCTTCATAACAAGAATAAAAAAAGCCCATGTATGTCATAGTGCAAGGTAAACAACTAATGAAtggaaaaatggaagaaaagatGCATTTTTCTGTGTGCAGAAGGAATGGAAataatttattgtattttatgggTGTTGTACCATGACTTATAATAGATTGGCATTGACATATTTCCTGAATAAAACCGGCAAATTGGATGGAGTGCAGCAGTTTGGGTCCCTCCCCCATGGATGCTGGTCTTTTTCTGCCGTTGGATCTTGGGAGTGTCTGAGACTTACTCACCATATCGAACATGGGCACTGATTTGACAGCAACTCGCCTTGACTCTCCAGGTTTAAtctcccctcttttttttttttctctgacaaCCTAGCCTTTCAATACATCTGTACACCTTCAATCTCAACTGACTCTTGTTCATGGGAGAGTCAAATgcgggggttgggggggggggcgtgtaCATTGTATACAAAGTACAAAAGTTGATTGAAAATTTCAACACAATTGTTAGCTCCAGGACTTGTTATTGGGCACTTTGTACTGTACGTCTTTGGCAAATGCCTAACTAGTGAACTGTATATGATCGGGGATAATAGGGGGGGAGGCTCAATGTTTGTGAAACACCATATTCTGAGATCCAGAAAAGCAAAGAGGACTAAACAAAGTCACTAGCCATCAGTGCATCAGAGCCTCAGTCTTTTTGCCCtgtataagaaaaataaaaaaaaatattcagtgtATTGAATTTCAGAactttatattgtatttttgacCATTTGTTTTTTGATTTTGGAAGTTTATGGcgaagaaataaaaatataaagttgCTTCTCTCGGTCAAGGTTTTTAGCTCTTATGATGTTCTCAGAGACTGAAGGACATTGGTGGACCGGATACTCAAATTACCAAATTATCTTACTATGAAGCATGCAATGGAGTatggacatacagtatagtGAAGTCTTTGTGAGGAGCTGTTTGGTATCACAAAATGGTATGAAAGGTTCAAAGACATTGTTTTGCCATACTGAATGGAACCTACATAAGAATGAAACACACCCTTATGTAAGTGACACTGCAAGGTTTACTGCAATTCATCAGCAGCATTTCATCACTTCAAGTCACATTACATAAGATATGGGACAGAGTATGACATTGCTACATACGTAGCATATGAAGATGGATGTTGGTGTCATGTAGCAGTATGCTTGTGTGATTGCTGCCATGATGGGAAaaacttttgttttgtgtgtcgtTTACAGTGTTacctgctgaaaaaaaaattctgataaACTGAGCTACTTGAACATATAACTTTATTAAAGATACAGTGAACTTAAATATACAGCTCTTACTATGAACTTGCATGAACTGACCAGGTACTCTATAAAAGGTTAGGGTTAATGCAATTATGTAGACCTAAGCAGGGACGTTTTCCAAACTCACCTGGCATAACAGGTGAGTTATCacctgtaataaataaatacagtgtaaTTGTGCACTAGAATAAGAGTATTTATTGCACTAGTATGAATATAATTATTGCACTAAATAATGTAATTATTGGACGATCCAGGAGGTTTGTAACACCATCCAcaagccaaatgctggtaaaatgaTGGTATG is drawn from Sander vitreus isolate 19-12246 chromosome 16, sanVit1, whole genome shotgun sequence and contains these coding sequences:
- the surf4 gene encoding surfeit locus protein 4; translation: MGQEDLMNTAEDVADQFLRITKHYLPHLARLCLISTFLEDGIRMWFQWNEQRDYIEATWSCGYFLATCFVLLNLIGQLGGCVLILSRNFVQYACFGLFGIIALQTVAYSILWDLKFLMRNLALGGGLLLLLAESRSEGKSMFAGVPSMGESSPKQYMQLGGRVLLVLMFMTLLHFDSNFFSILQNMVGTALIILVAIGFKTKLAALTLVVWLLAINVYFNAFWTVPAYKPMHDFLKYDFFQTTSVIGGLLLVVALGPGGVSMDEKKKEW